A window of Trichoderma atroviride chromosome 3, complete sequence contains these coding sequences:
- a CDS encoding uncharacterized protein (EggNog:ENOG41), with protein MDVDDPSSEASSPSPSTDQGHGFDALMQARQVESIAYHALINEGGRPSHPLSHLRTIVASPGQYRDILAFWQDQSDEWQVFGKQLSRWQMFRAHQRASREPERFPSYVEELNERLERHNFELPHSFKKSESGFSRQLDRQDKLATWIEYLNYEFTRHDEYDKWLETCQPGYDAALAQLLEAHVLRPFEKIRTPTTDICRPTSIEITRRREERRKAEEECENAKKQIQWRNALGNPQSEEEDRQLVEARERLRSIHKRTYVIADFARKTHAYRFALDRSERHELLLRWALDQIPMIEEEIKQSNTLNRVQVASQEQSRPTKPAFHRFKQLPPEIRHRIWAELLPKKPSVHFFDVLNHQRKRHLATSWSSEEFRVRATTARDSGYRPVYTLLSTCRESRRVAQTYYTRQWQGLTCAVTGSRVKDCTHAPDFRTFDWIPPEDLIVLCFPPNSSCQASSWECIYPFAWGITAGKTNWCMCTNGDYEHA; from the coding sequence ATGGACGTGGACGACCCGTCGTCTGAAGCATCAAGTCCATCCCCGTCGAcagaccaaggccatggtTTTGATGCCTTGATGCAGGCTCGTCAAGTCGAATCCATCGCCTATCATGCTTTGATCAACGAAGGAGGTCGCCCGTCACATCCGCTGAGCCACTTGCGGACCATTGTTGCTTCACCTGGCCAGTATCGCGACATTTTGGCATTCTGGCAAGACCAGTCAGACGAGTGGCAGGTTTTTGGCAAGCAACTATCAAGATGGCAGATGTTTCGAGCCCACCAGAGAGCATCTAGAGAGCCGGAACGATTTCCCAGTTACGTCGAAGAGCTCAATGAACGGCTTGAGCGCCACAACTTTGAGCTTCCTCACTCATTTAAAAAGTCTGAATCCGGATTCAGCAGGCAGCTAGATAGACAAGACAAGCTAGCAACATGGATTGAATACTTGAATTACGAATTTACGAGGCATGACGAATATGACAAATGGCTGGAGACTTGCCAGCCGGGCTATGATGCAGCACTAGCCCAGCTGCTGGAAGCACACGTTTTGAGACCATTTGAGAAGATACGGACACCAACAACCGATATTTGCCGCCCAACTAGCATCGAGATCacgaggaggagagaagagcgtcGCAAGGCAGAAGAGGAATGTGAGAATGCAAAGAAGCAGATCCAGTGGAGAAATGCTCTCGGCAATCCCCAATCGGAAGAGGAGGATCGTCAGCTGGTGGAAGCTAGGGAACGACTGAGGTCTATTCATAAACGGACCTATGTCATTGCTGATTTTGCTCGCAAGACACACGCCTATCGTTTCGCTTTGGATAGGTCGGAGCGTCacgagctgcttcttcgctGGGCCTTGGACCAGATTCCCATGATTGAGGAAGAGATCAAGCAGTCAAACACATTAAACAGAGTGCAAGTCGCTTCTCAAGAACAAAGCCGGCCGACAAAACCAGCGTTTCATCGATTCAAGCAGCTCCCACCAGAAATCCGGCATCGAATATGGGCTGAGCTGCTTCCCAAAAAGCCAAGTGTGCACTTTTTCGACGTCTTGAATCACCAGCGGAAGCGCCATCTAGCTACCTCCTGGTCGAGCGAAGAATTCCGCGTGCGGGCCACCACGGCTCGCGACTCTGGCTATCGACCGGTATACACTCTCTTATCAACCTGTCGAGAATCACGACGCGTTGCCCAGACGTACTACACGCGCCAATGGCAAGGCCTGACGTGCGCTGTGACAGGTTCAAGGGTTAAAGACTGCACTCACGCACCCGATTTTCGCACCTTTGACTGGATCCCTCCCGAAGACTTGATTGTCTTGTGCTTCCCCCCCAATTCAAGTTGCCAAGCTTCCTCCTGGGAATGCATTTACCCTTTCGCCTGGGGTATCACAGCCGGCAAGACGAATTGGTGTATGTGTACCAACGGAGATTATGAGCATGCATAG
- a CDS encoding uncharacterized protein (EggNog:ENOG41), with product MLSFIETETPPTKVFFPAFQLQICGELFAPESGSPNRMGAAVVISHPMTGVKEQTSTTYAKLLSTAGFYALVFDAGYQGESSGEPRGLEDPHQRVEDIKAAVSYLTTLSGRVDAQRIGLLGICASGGYASYATQSDSRIKCLATVSAACVGRMTRNGSVHPYVKENPQAIATALEAAGQWRTNAAKNPTSKPDAPVMFETDPSKVHEESDSFFRDAAAYYGTKRGKHERSTHKVPPQSYDLMIGYDSFNFQHLIAPRPLLMIAGSAAQTLHYSKTAIDGARQPKELFVISGKNHFDLYDDLRESGPKVVDFFASGLD from the coding sequence ATGCTGTCGTTTATAGAGACCGAGACCCCTCCTACAAAGGTCTTCTTTCCCGCATTTCAGCTGCAGATATGCGGCGAGCTCTTTGCCCCAGAGTCTGGGTCACCGAATCGCATGGGAGCAGCCGTCGTCATCAGCCATCCAATGACGGGCGTTAAAGAGCAGACATCAACCACTTATGCCAAACTTCTCTCCACGGCCGGCTTCTACGCCCTCGTCTTTGACGCCGGATATCAGGGAGAAAGTAGTGGTGAGCCTCGGGGTCTGGAAGACCCCCACCAGCGAGTGGAGGATATCAAAGCGGCGGTCAGCTACTTGACAACTCTCAGTGGCCGAGTGGACGCTCAAAGGATCGGCCTCCTGGGTATTTGCGCCTCTGGAGGATATGCTTCCTACGCTACGCAGTCCGACAGTCGCATCAAATGCCTTGCGACCGTGAGTGCAGCCTGCGTGGGCCGCATGACACGCAACGGCAGCGTTCATCCATATGTCAAGGAGAATCCTCAGGCCATTGCCACAGCTCTGGAGGCCGCCGGCCAATGGCGCACCAACGCAGCCAAGAACCCAACATCAAAACCTGATGCTCCTGTCATGTTTGAGACAGACCCCTCCAAAGTCCACGAGGAATCGGACTCCTTCTTCAGGGATGCAGCAGCCTACTACGGCACCAAACGCGGCAAACACGAACGAAGTACCCACAAAGTTCCTCCACAGAGCTACGACCTGATGATCGGCTACGACTCATTCAACTTTCAACATTTGATAGCGCCGAGGCCGTTGTTGATGATTGCGGGATCAGCGGCGCAAACGCTGCACTACAGCAAGACAGCCATCGACGGAGCGAGGCAGCCCAAAGAACTCTTTGTGATATCAGGGAAGAACCACTTTGATCTATACGACGACCTGCGAGAGTCCGGACCAAAGGTGGTGGATTTTTTCGCCAGTGGGCTCGACTGA
- a CDS encoding uncharacterized protein (EggNog:ENOG41) produces MVFQYKRVLLVGATAGIGAAMADKLIEEGAKVIAVGRRQERLDAFVAKHGPERASAIKYDVTDRAGLDAFVNKVVETYPDLDCVFLNSGTQTQAKLTRPAEIDLDAFHHEFEVNYISVVNLTIKFLPHLEKKDYPTSVIVTGSLLSLVPAFLMPAYSASKAALRAFFDSLRRQHQGFSKIKFIELLPPAVQTELHDYMGVERGRAVGMPLAEFTEQAYAALASGKEEIIIGNLHGAAAEDVQIFLEKRKLMFDNLSNAMALHFQP; encoded by the exons ATGGTATTCCAGTATAAGCGCGTTCTCCTCGTCGGTGCCACCGCTGGCATTGgcgcagccatggcagacAAGCTCATCGAAGAAGGCGCCAAAGTCATTGCCGTCGGTCGCCGTCAAGAACGTCTCGACGCTTTCGTTGCCAAGCACGGCCCGGAGCGTGCCAGCGCTATTAAATACGATGTTACTGATCGAGCTGGCCTCGATGCTTTCGTCAACAA GGTTGTCGAAACATATCCCGACTTGGACTGTGTCTTCCTCAACTCAGGAACCCAGACTCAAGCCAAGCTAACTCGGCCAGCTGAGATTGATCTTGATGCTTTCCACCACGAATTTGAAGTCAACTACATTTCCGTCGTGAACCTCACAATCAAGTTTCTGCCGCACCTTGAGAAGAAAGACTATCCCACCAGCGTGATTGTTACGGGATCGCTTCTGTCACTGGTCCCCGCATTTTTGATGCCGGCATACAGCGCATCCAAGGCCGCTCTCCGAGCATTCTTTGACTCTCTCCGGAGACAGCATCAAGGCTTCTCAAAGATCAAATTCATCGAACTTTTGCCTCCTGCCGTTCAAA CTGAACTCCACGATTACATGGGCGTTGAGCGCGGCCGGGCCGTGGGCATGCCGCTCGCTGAGTTTACTGAACAAGCATACGCCGCGCTTGCCTCGGGCAAAGAGGAAATCATTATCGGTAACCTCCACGGCGCTGCCGCAGAAGACGTTCAAATattcttggagaagagaaaattgATGTTTGACAACTTGTCCAATGCAATGGCTCTGCACTTCCAACCATAA